The following nucleotide sequence is from Bactrocera oleae isolate idBacOlea1 chromosome 2, idBacOlea1, whole genome shotgun sequence.
GTCAgtgtttttatttacatgtgCTCTAAAACATGTTGCTGAATCACGTGCCAGTGTTATTTATTACCAATGACCGTAACAGACGCATATGCGTCAACGACGTCGTCATATAAACAAGTTAATTCATTCATTTACTAAACTACTAGACAAAATGtttctgttattgttattgttgtagcggtGTTAAGCATTCGTCAGATAGTTTGAGCAATCGCTGCGAACTTGACAGTTATTGTACGAATATAACTCCGAGTTCGTTCAGTTAATGTGGACCACACTATTGTAGTTCTTCTAGTGGTGTCCAAGCTCATCCCAGGaatatacatatggatatatTGCAGTTGAAAGTTAATTATAAGTGCATTTTTTTACCCTGAGGTATATCAAGTCATCATATGTTTGCAACACCTAAAGGGAAACGTCAGCTGTTCacttgtcggaacggccgatatcagacgaccatagcatatagttgccacacaaactggacgatcgaaatcaagtgcttgtgtataaaactttttcatttgacgaaatatcttcacgaattttggcatgggttattgtcttaggcaatggtgtaatctccgaaggaaattgttcagatcggattactataacatgtagctgccatacagactgaacgatcagaagcaagtgcttgtatggcatTTCTTTCATTTGATCAGACATTTGAGCGAAATTTCGCATGAATTTTTGTCCAAGACGACAGTGTAatcaagaaattgttcagattgagccactataacatatagccgtcatacaaaaagatcaattaaaattcttgtaaggatcttttgtatttgtaaagggtgttttttcttgtttcgttATCAAACTTTTTATGTGGAACAAATATTAACTGCCCGCAAacattaaaattcataaatatattttctaaatcgaTTAGAGCGCACTAGTGTGTATGTCTGCAAATTTGTGCATCATTCTGTCCTTAGTCACGTTTTATAACATTATACACGCGTCTTCGAACGACCATGTCAGCAGTCATCAGGCAGTCTGCGTTGAGTGTGTTAATGACCGAATGTTATTTTCATTAACGTGACCCGCCTACAGCTGTTGTTTGcacatctatatatgtatataaattagtaaacaaaactatatacTCGTCTGCCACTAAGTAAGGTATGTAGCCACTTAAAAATTGTGGTATGCGCCAATTTTCAATAGCCATCTAAAAAACCGAAAATCAATTTGTGCTGGGTGTGTGCACTTATcacactatatacatacatacatataggcaaTGCATGCAAAGACACAAAGTTTGCAAAGGCAAAGCACATGGCTTGGCGCCTTAACGTGGGCTAACTCAAGACTCGACATTTGCTTTGCACTTGTATGCGtgcatgttaaatattttttgtcatcATCCATGTCATTTCACATACTCTATGCatacaatttctttatttgtatgtgtttaacGGGAAAAATGTGTCTTCTGGCCTATTAAACAACTGTGAGCACCTTTGTCTTTGACCAACGGAGTCTTAGTCTGTCGTTGTCTCTACTCAAAGCATGTTGTTGTGCGCGCTATACAAAACGCCAGCTATTGCCAACTTAAAGccaaaaattattgtacaatCGTTTACACATTTTATAAGTAACAAAATTAGTATTACACAAAGTAATTCAAGATGATTGTGGTCGCGGGCGTTAAATTGCATATACCGGCTACGCATATACTAATTTATACATCATTTTTTCCACTCAAGCGTGTaggtaaaactaaaataataaatatacatatgtggaatGTCATATTAGCGTTCAAGTTCTAGTTTTTTCCAACTTcgaaatattgaataatttttgtagCATACATAAAGGCGCTTTGGATAGTATGTGGCGTTACATGTACAACAAAAGTGTTATTAATAAGTAAATGTCTCAAAGATTTAACTGTTACTTTTGTGCAAATTTAAGAGCACACAAAGCATATTTGCGCCAAAAAACATTAAAGCAACAAAGTTTGGTAAAAAACCAGCAGTAATTGTGAAAGGAGCTTcactaaaaaaagttttttccaTAGTGGCTGTACCacagaaaacaataacaagCCTCTGGCCACATTTTCGCTATGAAAAAGTTACTTCAGCGCTTGTTCGACAGCTTATTAAACCTTTAGGCCTCTCTATTTGTAGGCTAACATCAAGTTGTATACCACATATGTCAGAAGAAGCTCGACTCAACATCTAACAGTAGtctattagatatatgtatatatatatatatataatccatatcactatatataaatttcacaaaACTTGTTCCAAAATTAAATCAATTCAAATACCCTGTATCTGAGAACTTCGTGTCCCGACAATGCTTACTTGCTATATCTTTGAAATAGCCTCGAATTTATGGCACATGTTTGCACATTAAGTAGATAATTAAACCCAAAAGacacattttcttttattaaatgcCCATTgttgtatgtatctatgtatatgtatatttgtgtcaGGTAAtatattattgcttttttttataccctgaacagtgtatattaagtttgccatgaagtttgtaacacccagaaggaaacctcGGAAACTCTATAAAGAATATGTATATCAATGATGaacgtgatgagctgagtcgatttagccatgtccgtgtctctattcgtctgtatatatgtacatgagcTAGTCccatagtttttgagatattgttctgaaattttgcatatgcccttttctctccaagaaccTGCTCATCTCTCGGAACCGCAGTtatcaaaccactatagcatatatgttagttgccatacaaactgaacgatcaaaaacaaatccctgtatgaaaaacttttcagtttgacaagatatcttcatgaaatctGCAATGGATTATTCTCCAAGATAgcaatacaatctccgaagaaattgttcagatcggaccactatagcatcgAACCCACACAAACTGAGCGATAAACTTCAagttcttttatgaaaattttcttcattgatgaagggtattatattgtAGCTGcagtgcagctgaagttaacttttttttttcctgTGCCAATAAATTCAAGGttaatcatatttatttttactacttttttttaGGGCCGCGGTTTGACCGGCTTAAAGAACTTGGGCAACACCTGCTACATGAACAGTATAATACAGTGCCTCAGCAATACACCACAACTCACCGAATACTGCATAACGGACAAATATAAGAACTACATTAGTCGCAGCAATAAGACCAAGGGGCATATTGTCGAGGAAGTGGCGGCGCTCATTAAAGTTTTATGGAATGGCAACTACAAATGTGTAGCCAGCAAGGACTTGCGTGtaagtatataattaaatagaaaatataacgCATGTgcgtatgtacaaacatatgtatgcaacaaTAATACAATAAGACACGTATAGTGAATAGTATATAGatttgtatatactcgtacatatgtatatcacagGCAACACCTTCTAGTGCCTTCAGCCAAATAATccaattgtattttaaattagttATAAATTTACCAGAgttaattattttgtaattatatattCTCTTACTTTTTAGTATGTTATGGGTCAGTACCAGCAGATATTCCGTGGCATCGAACAACAAGATTCCCACGAGTTTCTTACCATACTCATGGATTGGCTACATTCCGATTTACAAACATTATATGTACCCGAAAAGCCACGTGATAATATAACACCCTCCGAAAAGGCGTGGCTCGAATTTACCAAAGCTAAAGAGAGTCTcatattgcatttattttatggCCAAATAAAAAGTACCGTTAAATGTGTGGACTGCAACAAGGAATCCGCCACATAcgaatgtttttcaaatttaagtcTAGAGTTGCCTTCAAATGCAAATGTTTGCTATCTCAGCCAATGTATGGATATGTATTTTAGTGGCGAACGTATACACGGCTGGAATTGTCCGAATTGTAAAACGAAACGTGATGCGGTGAAAAAAttggatatctcaaaactgcCACCGGTGCTGGTGATACATCTCAAGAGgtaaaatagtatataatttcttttgatTTACATAATTGGAAATAAGTTGGGCATTGCCAATCAACTTTGAGAACGAATATTCGCTGCTACTGATTGTTGGTGTAAGCAACCTAAAGTGCCAATGAGATGAAAGTTTTGGTCCGAAGTTCACATACAAGCCAGCTACGTAGTTCAAACTGtcgtagttattgttgttgttgaagcaGTGCTGCCGTGCTACACGTTAGCTTCTTAGTTTCGATTGATATTCCATACATTAGCAATAACTATGGAAATTAAGACAACTTCATATATAATAGAGCTGGAGAATTTCGCTTCtgtgaaattttcttaatatttatgaGTACTTTATTTTCCCACgacaaatttgtattataatgAATAATACGTCTAATTTAccacaacaaaaaaatcatatgtcaATACCGCTGTTTGATTCTACTATTTTACTTCCCTCGAATTAACAACAGAActataaatgtaaattaataattaaatataattcactacacatgcatacatactttcctatttataaatacataccatAAGAAccctataattaatttttaataatttcattaattttcagGTTTTATGCCGATACCGACGCTGTGGGTAATTCttataaaaagaaacaaaactaCGTTCGCTTTCCATTGGAAAATCTTGATATGACGCCTTACATTGCCAAGTCCGAATCGCGTTCGGTGACACCGAAAACGTATCAACTATATGGCGTTTCCAATCATTATGGCTCTATGGAGAGTGGTCATTACACGGCATTTTGCAAAAGCGGCAACTATGGCAGGTGTGTAGATATTTCTCACAGTCACAAAGTGCAacaattgtattgtattttacgCACAACTGTAAAtgatatttgctttttcatctTACAGGTGGTTCAAGTTCGATGACCAAGTCGTTTCGCCGTTAGACACATCGAATGTCGTTTCAAGCGCTGCCTACATACTTTTCTACACTTGGCTGCCGCCCATACAAATAACCGAAAATAACAACGCAAATTAGCTATAAAATTTCTGAGCAAGTCAAATGTTAAATGTCGTGGACATGAGGCAGTAATATACACACTGTAATCCTTCACAAGTGTCGagtttaattgttgttgtttttctactTGCATATTGCAAACGCTTTGCATTTTTtggttatttacatacatacacatgtatatattttacatggCCACTGTGGTGGCTATATTATTCGTGCACTCCAGCGTCTAGTCGGTGGttaaaaaacttgaaaacatTTCTAATTCTgactattattataaattaaatatattaattatgaaTTCGTACAGAAAATCGAAGGACACCTATGCAAAAGCAAAAcgaatatacaaattaaaaatttgtttcaatttccAATTTTCCTTATTAATTGTTATAGCATATTTGAAGAGACTTTAAAGCATTAAACTAAGTATAtaactatattatatttacattcagCCAATTGCCTATGtacggtatatatgtatgtatataaatacacttaaataaagctttcaatacttttattttcGACTGCGTAGCCGCGGCTTATAAGAAAGTTTacttacaatacatatatacacacatacatatagaaaaattgtatatttcgcAATATTGacagtaaaatataaataaataaaactaaaaatattaaaatttgtaaactaaaataatccaaaaattaaaaaacataatgaAATAAAGACTTCACGTACattataaaaagttaatttatatttaaactcaAAACTCTTTTTTAGAGAAAACcactatttttagaaaataatacgaaattgtttaatttaatgaaataccaaaataaatattttaaaaataaaagttataaaaacatgcatattttttattgtcgaTATTATCTGTCATACAATTTAACCCTTCAAAATCAAATTCATGCAAggattattttgtatttgtgaaaggggCCGTCCATATATTACGTCATTCTAAATTAGGGGGGGGGGGGCTTTGGGTTGGTCTGCGGATGACGGTAAAGTCAAAGTCGGTAAAGACGGTGTCTTTAAGAAATGACGATAGGATAGGGGGGGGGGGggtctaaaatctgaaaaaattgatgacgtaatttatggacggcccAAAGGCATCGgtgcaaaactttttaattttgaatattttttttttgatattaaataacagtttaaagaaacaaatttaaaaaaaaaattataattaattaaatttataagtaaTAAGAAATTATTGGTAGCAGTGATAAAGATTCGCCCTGCTATTACTATTAAAGTAAACAGACTAAACTAACATAATTGGTCAGCTAGAACGACGACTATATCctacagtgatccgatctgaatcaTTTGTTCCAAGATTGTTCATGCATGCGAAATTGTGTGAAGATGTCCTGCGAAATGAAATAATTGTCTATACAGGGATTTGTTTTGATCAGTagtgcgatctgaacaatttacaaAGGGATCATTGACTCcataaaatgaaaagaaaagttgttgacttggctaaatgtaagcaaaggttgtggacttggcgaAATGTGAACAAAAGGATCATTAATCtcttaaaatgtaaacaaaagggtcaatgACCTTACAAAGTGTAAACAAGCTGCTTgcggagaaaaggatgtgtgaaaaactttagttcgatatcttaaaaactgatagactagtacgcgtatatataggaagacagacggacatggctaaatcgatccCGGGCCCCCCACGTTTCATTGTTTCACTCTGGGAGTTACAAATTTcgtcgcaaacttaatataccctgttcacagtataaaattgataaaatatatgtaaatcgtTTGAATGTGCAATTTTGGGGATCTGTGCTCGAGTGTATTGAAGATGATGGCTCTTTGCGAGCTGTAGTTCAAAATGGTAGaataggattaaaaattaaacataaaaaaaaattaactataaattacatatttaaaaaaaattaaaaaacattacaatttaaaaaaaaaatttaaaataaagaaagataaaaattaaaaaaaagaatttaaaataaaataaataaaaaaaaaagaatttaaaataaaataaataaaaaaaaaataatttaaaataaaataaataaaaaaagaaaagaatttaaaataaaaaaaaataaaaaaaatttaaaaaaaagagtttaaaataaaaaaagggatttaaaataaaaaaaaaattaattaaaaattacatatttaaaaaacaaataaaaaataaaaatacattacaatttaaaaataaagaaagataaaaattaaaaaaaagaatttaaaataaaataaataaaaaaaaaagaatttaaaataaaataaataaaaaaaaagaatttaaaataaaataaataaaaaaaaaagaatttaaaataaaataaataaaaaaaagaatttaaaataaaataaataaaaaaaaaagaatttaaaataaaataaataaaaaaagaaaagaatttaaaataaaaaataataaaaaaaaaattaaaaaaaaagagtttaaaataaaaaaagggatttaaaataaaaaaaaaattattataaaaaaaaaattaaaataaaaaaaattaataattaaattaaagaaaaaccaTTAATAATTAagagtaaatttttaatccggttttggaattaaattattttttcaatccgatttttgggattaaaaatttaaaattttttcaattaggATTTTcgagattataaaataaaaaaaaatattttttaattcaaatggtaattcaattttttctttaacgcATTATCTGCAACCCAGCACTCAACTCGGCAGCAGTCCTCAAAATTATTAAGAGACTATTTCTGCCGCTTCAACCACAACAACATCGTTTCAGTGTTTTTCAAAATCTTTCAGCGCATATTATAAAATACACAACatactttatacatttttgtttaaacaagtaatttaactttaatttttgcttttactcATAATCTACATAATTAGTGTTTCCCCCTATTTTGATAAAAACTCAACTTATAAAActaaacaaaccaaaaaatttatttattttaaatgtcatCAAATACCCTACAATTAATATTAGTCACAATTTGCATTTAACATGAGTTGCTTAATAACTAAAACCAAATTACACGGAAAGCAATTTTTTTGACACAAGAAAAGTATACGTTGATAGTACAAATTTCAACAAATCTTTGCTACATCATTTTTTCTTTaccacatacgtatgtacaacAAGTTCGAAATTCAACGTAATTTCAAACAATTAAcggatattaatttttatgctcgtataaacagaaaaatatactgtTAATTGTTTTATACTGTTTCAATAATGCCGCGGCGTCGTTGCTCACTGCTAGCGGCTTCCTCATTGCCAATAAATGAGGTTTCTTCGGAACTGGCGACGGGCACTAAAACTTCTTTGGCAATTGGAACACTCAGCTGCGTGGCATGATGCGCTGCTGGGGAATGTGTATCGTGCGGTGTGCCATTATGCACCGTTACAGCAATCGGTTCATAATTTAGCGCACGTGATGGCGTATGCGCACGCGTCGGTGTATTAAGATGTGAGGAATTGGCACGCGAGTGTGGACTGTTGTTGCGCGAATGTTGAAAGTCCTCGAGCGGAATCTCCTCAgaactgcaataaaaaaaaatggatttaatATATTGACAGCTTGGAAATGACAGGAAATGCCTAACCGCGGTCTGGGCATGCGCGGACTGTTGTCACGTGAATGTGTTGCGCCACGACTTTGTGAATTAGCACGCGAGCTGCGCGGCGTATGCTCACGACCTGGTGAAGAGTTTGCATCGCGATTTTGCGACGTCGACGAATGTGAACTGGAATTGGAATTGCGACGACGCGGACGGCCGGTGCTCTCATTTCGTATGCTAAACAGAATTAGTGATAAGCAAATTTAACTTATCTAAAAATATATGCGACTAACCCCTCAATAGAGCGATTCTGCGCCATTTGTATGCGGCACACGCCACCAGCATTATTGGTGTCGCGCTTTAACGCCGCAGCAAAGCCGGGCACACGGTTTGTCGTCGACAATATGGGACGATGGTCGCGCGAAGAACGCGAACTGTTGCTTGCAACGCTACCCGCGCGTAAACCAGCCACCGCATAAACAGGCGAGTCAATCACTTGGCCAGGCATTTCAATTAGCTGCGCGATTTGGTACATTTTCTTCTGACGCGCCTTGCTGCGGCCCTAAAAAAAGAGCGTTAATGTttagtagaaaaaattttatgaaattatgaaaatgtatAAAGCACCTTGGTCAGTCTTTGCTTTGCTGCCATACAACGTATGTGATCGTCAAAGAGGAATTTCGCCGACAGCAGCGGTGTACGATTGTGCGTCGCGCCGCCACGATGTACCGTAATGTGCAGGCAGCGCGAATCGTCTTTATCACCAACCACTTCGACATCCTGCAGGAAGCCAACGAATTTAGCCACACCCCAACCCAACAATTTGGCATCTGGTTCAACGAGTATTAGTTGCAGCGAATCGATGACGAGAAAGCGTCGCTGTTTAGTGCTCTCCTTAGTGATAACAGTACAGGCAATTAAATCGCTATTATCtacaattaaaaaatgattaaaGTGGAAAAAACAAATTGTTACAGAAACTTCTAATATTATATGACACTAACTTAAATCGAGCACATTATCCACCTGCACCAGATTCATTGTGTTCGTTAACGGCAGCAAGGTttctttttcattcaaaaattgtTGGCACGTTTTGCGTAGCAGAAAGAAATCACGTATAGCGCGACGTGCCTTCTCTACTTCGCCACAGGGCAGGCGACGTGTGAAATTGATACCCGTCAGTGGTGTGCCGGTCGGTGGCAGCAGTATCGTTGAATCCATACATAGAAATTCAACATTCAAATTTGTTTTGCGCATCTCATTGAACTCATCCTCGAACAGATCGAGAAATATATCTTCAGACTTATAGAAATTACGCAATACCACCATAGACTGGTTACGTGCGGAAAACAGTGCATCACGCTGTGCCTCTGTGATACAAGCGTCGTCCGTATACGGTTTAGTAAACGTGATGAGCAATTGTAGCGCAATCTCAATGGTTATGAGACGTATGCGGCAGGCTGTgggtggtaaaaaaaaaaataatgtatgtgtatatgtatattagaaaaaaagttaaatttcaaaaaaattattttttaagcatCCATACAAGGCTGATTCGATAACGTAATTATGTGCAGCAAGCGTTCTATTAGCTCTGTCTTGTAGCTGTACGGTCCTTTGGCTGTTTGGGAGAGTACTTGTTCAAACCAATCGTTTTTGACACCTACATATATCCGAGAAAAAACAATGGAAAGtgttattttagttaaaattaattgGAATTGGCTgcacatttatttttgtataataatattaaattgatgaaatatacagatgcatatacatatatacatatatgtatatataaaaacgaaCTGAGAATCTTACATACCATCTACAGTGTTGGTTTATGAAGCATATATAGTAGTAGTGAGAAACACATCACCATTCGAGTTTATTTTGAAATGGATAGCattacaaatgaaaaagtagaaaataatgATGAACAATAAGTGCATTAGTAAGTTGATTTAGCGTTTGTTAAAAGGCGTTTAGATGAATGCAAACTACCAAATTAAACATGTAATAATATGGgcaacaatttgttgttgtttaaattttcAAGAATGCTCACCCCTGTTGTAAGCCATTGCGTATATGAGGCATAAGGACAAAAGTGCCAAATAATCATTCTCCGTACAATCCAACGCTGACAGTACCATTTCCAAGAATGGACGATTCAACTCATTAAATGCGCGCGTAGGTTGCGCaagcttttgtattttttccttttcctCATCGGTGATGTTCGCCAATTTGGCATTATTTAATACAGCTTGCGCCGCAACACTAGCGGTCTCCAACGAAATTCTGCACATATCGCTTGCTGCACATTCCTCAACGGTGGTGATTGTATTGGATGTGGTTGCTGTGGCATTTGTTACAGCTGCATCAAGCACGCTACTCGTGGCATTTGATGCTTCTAATGTATTTAGGTTGTCAGTATCATAGCTATGGCTTGTTGAGTTGGCACCGACAGTCTCCAACGCTTGCTCCAAACTTTCACGTGGCTCACCAAAACCCGGTACAATAATTAAACGGTGCTCCACATACGCATTTAATATTTCAGCTGCACCCTCTTTAAACACACTGTGATCACCATTGAGTATGACCCAGGCAAGCGCATGTACCAGCGGTGCATGTGTAATAACTAAGAATACCAGTGACAGCAAGTACAATGCGACAATTGATGAAACACGCGGATTATTGATTTCTTGTATATCAATATCTACAGGACGATTTAGGACTGCAGCGAGATTTTGTGTGACCACCGCAAGTGATGTTGGCGGTGGCGCAGGCGTGAGTGAGAATATATATAGCGGTACGAATAGTTTGTGTAACAGATGTTCGGTAAGTACCGCATTTAAATCGTCTATTTCGAGTAATAAAATATCGTTTAGGTAATGTAAATGATCTAGATGTTCGGCGACTAAATTTGAAAGCTTCTGATTCGACTGATGACTGcgtaatgaaatttaattatttatttatttattcaaacaaaattaagaGTCATGTACTTACTCAATGTCAGTCCTAACGCAGGTATCCAGTTCTAAAATATGCTTGCCTATAAACCAAACTAAGTTGCTGAAATAAGGCGCAGCGGTTCTGTAAAAGCAATTATTCACATTTTATATTAtcacatatatttcaaatttcataaGTACATACTTGTCTCTAATAAACCGCAACATACTGGCATTCTgtactttatatacatttaacgAAATCGTGCGGACTGCTATTCGAACCATAGATTCTGggtgattaaaaaattttatagccTCTGTATATAGTGGAAAATCATTGGTATGCtagaaaacaatataaatatttaaaaatgctaaataatttttaatattaaaatttcatttttacttcGTTATAGAAGAAATGTATGGTATGCGTATTAAGTTTAAGGCTGAGCGTCTttagaaataaaatgtaataaccCATTACATCTTCATCAGAAAAATCAAACTTGTGCACAATTATAGAATTGACATGATTGTTGCTCAAAAGATaatctataaaaacaaaacaaatcatTTCTGTAAGTGACCCACTTATTTATGTTATGCTTGCTGAAGCATTGATACTTACACAAAGATGTCTCATTtcgtatattttcaaataaaatatttaatgtttgcaatagttgcacacaaacaaaactCGAGCCACCGCTTTTTTGGCGCATTATATGTAAAAAGTAGGACAGCATGTTTTTCTCAagaaaaaaactgcaaaaaaattaaaataattatttagcaGCACACTTTGTACACAAATCtgtactatatataaatatatgtaaaatgatTTCGTTACGCACTCAAACACAGAAGAATCATGCTGATCGCCCCAGATAAGTATTTCTGCAATACAGCGCAGTGATTCCACTAAGAGACCACGATTGCTTTCGGAAACAGTGGTATTCTTTTCCAATATACTGTACAGGTACTTAAGGTGATCCAATGAAAGACGATTCTTTGGGCGGTTCCAGTTTCCACCAAACCAACTTCTACTCCGAAACATTTTTGTTTCctttctctttattttttagCAATATATCTAATTTGTGGCTATAATCCTTAAGTTTTCGTATCCTCTTcgcatatacaatacaatttttttaaataaatttgtcattTAATTACGTTTCACTTTAGCATTTAATTACTTCATCAAAGAAAAAAGTACACTTTTTATTTCTACGTTGACGGTTGAACAAAATATTGCCTGCTGCTGTTGTCATAACCTGTCAGTACCATATGACCGCGGAATCAATTTTAACGCCGTTAAACATTTACTCGGCGCTGGtaataaatacatttgaaaaatctttgttagcataaaatatttaattaaagccAACAAGACTTTTAAAGTATTGCATTCAAGTTCTTTCattaatacatttataaataaaaaataattaataataataatcaaaattacCAACTACAATCGATTTATTATTGCTTATCGATATGCTTTAAGTGGGCG
It contains:
- the Usp8 gene encoding ubiquitin carboxyl-terminal hydrolase 8 isoform X2, which gives rise to MIVVAGVKLHIPATHILIYTSFFPLKRGRGLTGLKNLGNTCYMNSIIQCLSNTPQLTEYCITDKYKNYISRSNKTKGHIVEEVAALIKVLWNGNYKCVASKDLRYVMGQYQQIFRGIEQQDSHEFLTILMDWLHSDLQTLYVPEKPRDNITPSEKAWLEFTKAKESLILHLFYGQIKSTVKCVDCNKESATYECFSNLSLELPSNANVCYLSQCMDMYFSGERIHGWNCPNCKTKRDAVKKLDISKLPPVLVIHLKRFYADTDAVGNSYKKKQNYVRFPLENLDMTPYIAKSESRSVTPKTYQLYGVSNHYGSMESGHYTAFCKSGNYGRWFKFDDQVVSPLDTSNVVSSAAYILFYTWLPPIQITENNNAN
- the ema gene encoding protein CLEC16A homolog gives rise to the protein MFRSRSWFGGNWNRPKNRLSLDHLKYLYSILEKNTTVSESNRGLLVESLRCIAEILIWGDQHDSSVFDFFLEKNMLSYFLHIMRQKSGGSSFVCVQLLQTLNILFENIRNETSLYYLLSNNHVNSIIVHKFDFSDEDVMGYYILFLKTLSLKLNTHTIHFFYNEHTNDFPLYTEAIKFFNHPESMVRIAVRTISLNVYKVQNASMLRFIRDKTAAPYFSNLVWFIGKHILELDTCVRTDIDHQSNQKLSNLVAEHLDHLHYLNDILLLEIDDLNAVLTEHLLHKLFVPLYIFSLTPAPPPTSLAVVTQNLAAVLNRPVDIDIQEINNPRVSSIVALYLLSLVFLVITHAPLVHALAWVILNGDHSVFKEGAAEILNAYVEHRLIIVPGFGEPRESLEQALETVGANSTSHSYDTDNLNTLEASNATSSVLDAAVTNATATTSNTITTVEECAASDMCRISLETASVAAQAVLNNAKLANITDEEKEKIQKLAQPTRAFNELNRPFLEMVLSALDCTENDYLALLSLCLIYAMAYNRGVKNDWFEQVLSQTAKGPYSYKTELIERLLHIITLSNQPSCRIRLITIEIALQLLITFTKPYTDDACITEAQRDALFSARNQSMVVLRNFYKSEDIFLDLFEDEFNEMRKTNLNVEFLCMDSTILLPPTGTPLTGINFTRRLPCGEVEKARRAIRDFFLLRKTCQQFLNEKETLLPLTNTMNLVQVDNVLDLNNSDLIACTVITKESTKQRRFLVIDSLQLILVEPDAKLLGWGVAKFVGFLQDVEVVGDKDDSRCLHITVHRGGATHNRTPLLSAKFLFDDHIRCMAAKQRLTKGRSKARQKKMYQIAQLIEMPGQVIDSPVYAVAGLRAGSVASNSSRSSRDHRPILSTTNRVPGFAAALKRDTNNAGGVCRIQMAQNRSIEGIRNESTGRPRRRNSNSSSHSSTSQNRDANSSPGREHTPRSSRANSQSRGATHSRDNSPRMPRPRSEEIPLEDFQHSRNNSPHSRANSSHLNTPTRAHTPSRALNYEPIAVTVHNGTPHDTHSPAAHHATQLSVPIAKEVLVPVASSEETSFIGNEEAASSEQRRRGIIETV